In Bosea vestrisii, the following are encoded in one genomic region:
- a CDS encoding DUF6925 family protein, with amino-acid sequence MTADDVTGLIRDELATVTTQWNLGTFGAIAEFLRDPGEPVELGDGKSRLFAVTDRGGIGFDDLSQVKPFASETAVGQGWSHRVALCLPEAACAMNRRSVLTELGPDAAALRPQDRAGILFDMGLGTLQVDICIRTNDPALVATLRSIAGRSLFEAGNPAMGAIVAKGPHRVFITRAGRCEVYQPIPPADGKGPEGPHTHVLPQLLRSGRTHAATEPVPEGWVPVAHLVPAHPLKDAMARPRPWDAAAHERFQALLAATGDPELTALKQRLLEAIRSGSDPAGFREPANKFARHTVRVALRQLRAASTLPGLSRWLEAFDRQEPASEDGADAYGHA; translated from the coding sequence ATGACGGCAGACGACGTGACCGGCCTGATCCGCGACGAGCTCGCTACCGTGACGACGCAGTGGAATCTCGGCACTTTCGGCGCCATCGCCGAATTCCTGCGCGATCCCGGTGAGCCGGTCGAACTCGGCGATGGAAAGAGCCGGCTCTTCGCCGTCACCGATCGCGGCGGCATCGGTTTCGATGATCTCTCGCAGGTGAAGCCTTTCGCCTCGGAGACCGCCGTCGGCCAGGGCTGGAGCCATCGCGTCGCGCTCTGTCTGCCGGAAGCGGCCTGCGCAATGAACCGGCGCAGCGTCCTGACCGAGCTCGGTCCCGACGCGGCAGCGCTGCGGCCGCAGGACCGTGCCGGCATCCTCTTCGACATGGGGCTCGGCACGCTGCAGGTCGACATCTGCATCCGCACCAACGATCCCGCGCTGGTCGCGACCTTGCGCTCCATCGCCGGCAGGAGCCTGTTCGAAGCCGGCAATCCGGCGATGGGAGCAATCGTGGCCAAGGGACCGCATCGTGTCTTCATCACGCGGGCCGGCCGCTGCGAGGTCTACCAGCCGATCCCACCCGCCGACGGCAAGGGCCCGGAGGGGCCGCATACCCATGTGCTACCGCAATTGCTGCGCAGCGGACGCACCCATGCGGCGACCGAGCCGGTTCCGGAGGGCTGGGTGCCTGTCGCCCATCTCGTACCGGCCCATCCGCTCAAGGACGCGATGGCCCGGCCGAGGCCATGGGATGCCGCGGCGCATGAGCGCTTTCAGGCGCTACTCGCCGCCACCGGCGATCCCGAGCTCACGGCACTGAAGCAGCGGCTTCTGGAGGCGATCCGCTCCGGCTCGGACCCAGCCGGTTTTCGGGAGCCGGCGAACAAGTTCGCTCGCCACACCGTTCGGGTCGCACTCCGGCAATTGCGGGCAGCTTCTACGCTGCCCGGCCTGTCGCGCTGGCTCGAAGCCTTCGACCGGCAGGAACCGGCGAGCGAAGACGGCGCCGACGCCTATGGGCATGCCTAG
- a CDS encoding ABC transporter substrate-binding protein codes for MRRLAALALGLWLAASGGLASADDAPAKPQRIVSLNMCTDELVLRLASPKHVASVTWLSQDPRNANMAARALVIPANHGLVEEVLAYKPDLVVAGAYTTRSTVALLKRVGVPVREFGVPGTLAEMRAQIRDMAKLLGEQQNGEALIAGIDARLAALADRPRPTNRRAIVLRPNGFTTGRGSLVDEILTAAGLTNLAAELGIDNYGQIALETVALGQADILILNTTPDGPPSLAHEILHHPILARLGDRLKLVALPSKLWTCAGPAVIDAIELLLDAAAPTPTGSRP; via the coding sequence GTGAGGCGACTGGCCGCCCTCGCGCTCGGTCTCTGGCTGGCGGCGTCCGGCGGCCTCGCCAGCGCGGACGATGCGCCGGCGAAGCCGCAGCGCATCGTCTCGCTCAACATGTGCACCGACGAGCTGGTGCTGCGGCTGGCATCACCGAAGCACGTCGCCTCGGTGACCTGGCTGTCGCAGGACCCGCGCAACGCCAATATGGCTGCGCGCGCCCTCGTCATTCCCGCCAATCACGGGCTGGTCGAGGAGGTGCTGGCGTACAAGCCCGACCTCGTCGTCGCCGGCGCCTATACGACGCGCTCGACCGTCGCGCTGCTGAAGCGCGTAGGCGTGCCCGTCCGCGAGTTCGGCGTGCCGGGTACCCTCGCCGAGATGCGCGCGCAGATCCGCGACATGGCCAAGCTCCTCGGCGAGCAGCAGAACGGCGAAGCCCTGATCGCCGGGATCGATGCGCGGCTCGCGGCGCTGGCCGACCGCCCTCGCCCCACGAATCGGCGCGCGATCGTGCTGCGCCCGAACGGCTTCACCACCGGGCGCGGCTCGCTCGTCGACGAGATCTTGACGGCAGCGGGGCTGACCAACCTCGCCGCCGAGCTCGGCATCGACAATTACGGCCAGATCGCGCTCGAGACTGTCGCGTTGGGGCAGGCCGATATCCTGATCCTCAACACCACGCCCGACGGCCCGCCTTCGCTGGCGCATGAGATCCTGCATCATCCCATCCTCGCCCGGCTCGGCGACCGGCTGAAACTCGTCGCCTTGCCGTCGAAGCTCTGGACCTGCGCCGGTCCGGCGGTGATCGACGCGATCGAATTGCTGCTCGATGCGGCAGCGCCGACGCCGACCGGAAGCCGACCATGA
- a CDS encoding ABC transporter ATP-binding protein: MRIEANGIAIAFDGKPILTGIDLTLRPGELVGLIGANGAGKTTLLRILADLLPSAAGTVLYDGKPARTLGRRALAQRLAFLAQGGSVQWQMRAEAVVALGRLPHRRPFADLSETDQTAISNAFAATDATAFRERSLDSLSGGERMRVLLARALAVEAEMLLADEPLVGLDPRHQLEAMALFRRIAAAGTGVVVVLHDLSLAGRFCDRLALLAGGRILADGPPAAVLDDGNLARAFGIEVARGERGGEQFVLPWQALNHGESRR; encoded by the coding sequence ATGCGTATCGAAGCGAACGGCATTGCGATCGCCTTCGACGGCAAGCCAATCCTCACCGGGATCGACCTTACGCTGCGCCCCGGCGAGCTCGTCGGCCTGATCGGAGCCAACGGTGCCGGCAAGACCACCTTGCTGCGCATCCTCGCCGACCTGCTGCCATCAGCGGCGGGCACGGTGCTCTATGATGGCAAGCCCGCAAGAACCCTGGGACGCCGCGCCCTCGCGCAGCGGCTCGCCTTCCTCGCCCAGGGCGGCAGCGTGCAATGGCAGATGCGGGCGGAGGCCGTCGTCGCGCTCGGGCGCCTGCCGCATCGCCGCCCCTTCGCCGATCTCAGCGAAACCGACCAGACCGCGATCAGCAATGCCTTCGCCGCGACCGACGCGACCGCCTTCCGCGAGCGCAGCCTCGACAGCCTCTCCGGCGGAGAGCGCATGCGCGTGCTGCTGGCGCGGGCATTGGCGGTCGAGGCGGAGATGCTGCTCGCCGACGAGCCGCTGGTCGGGCTCGACCCGCGCCATCAGCTCGAGGCGATGGCGCTGTTCCGGCGCATCGCCGCCGCCGGCACCGGCGTCGTCGTCGTGCTGCACGACCTCTCGCTCGCCGGGCGCTTCTGCGACCGGCTCGCCCTCCTCGCTGGCGGACGGATCCTTGCGGACGGGCCGCCCGCCGCCGTGCTCGACGACGGCAATCTTGCCCGCGCCTTCGGCATCGAGGTCGCACGCGGCGAGCGCGGCGGCGAACAATTCGTCCTGCCCTGGCAGGCTCTGAACCATGGAGAATCCCGCCGATGA
- a CDS encoding NUDIX hydrolase, with amino-acid sequence MSFLPRLNSLVSRYLAEVAGPRERLALLRWQMAERHALDQRETMPGHVTTSAFVLSPDHAQILLIDHVVIGRWLQPGGHYEPAATFHESALREAVEETGVASPTLHPWHRGGDLPFAIDSHEVPGNPRRSEPPHIHHDLQYLFIADPALPLTAQEEEVHAAAWKPIATLAEIAPVAFTRLHAVNSRG; translated from the coding sequence ATGAGCTTCCTTCCCCGCCTCAATTCGCTCGTCTCCCGCTATCTCGCCGAGGTCGCTGGCCCGCGCGAGCGGCTGGCGCTGCTGCGTTGGCAGATGGCCGAGCGCCACGCGCTCGACCAGCGCGAGACCATGCCGGGCCATGTCACCACCAGCGCCTTCGTGCTCTCGCCCGACCATGCGCAAATCCTCTTGATCGACCATGTCGTGATCGGCCGTTGGCTTCAGCCCGGCGGGCACTACGAACCGGCCGCGACCTTCCACGAATCGGCGCTGCGCGAGGCGGTCGAGGAGACCGGCGTCGCGAGCCCGACGCTGCATCCCTGGCATCGCGGCGGCGACCTGCCTTTCGCCATCGACAGCCACGAGGTGCCGGGCAATCCGCGCCGGAGCGAACCGCCGCATATCCACCACGACCTGCAATATCTCTTCATCGCCGATCCGGCTTTGCCCCTGACGGCCCAGGAAGAGGAAGTGCACGCCGCGGCCTGGAAGCCGATCGCGACGCTGGCCGAGATCGCGCCGGTGGCGTTCACGCGCTTGCATGCCGTGAACTCGCGAGGCTGA
- a CDS encoding peptide-binding protein, translating into MTATRLGLLTAALATCLSAAPAIAQNRCAVTDPTGTPLNIRETPNGEIIGYVSNGAGIRVMNTSFDERGRPWALISPRGRNHVVGWVYREFVSCY; encoded by the coding sequence ATGACCGCCACCCGCCTCGGCCTTTTGACCGCCGCGCTTGCGACCTGCCTGTCGGCCGCACCGGCCATCGCCCAGAACCGCTGCGCCGTCACCGACCCGACCGGCACGCCGCTCAACATCCGCGAGACGCCCAATGGCGAAATCATCGGCTACGTCAGCAACGGCGCCGGCATCAGGGTGATGAACACGTCCTTCGACGAGCGCGGCCGGCCCTGGGCCCTGATCAGCCCGCGCGGTCGCAACCATGTGGTGGGCTGGGTCTATCGGGAGTTTGTCTCCTGCTACTGA
- a CDS encoding FMN-binding glutamate synthase family protein, whose product MTLRLSRFTTLVFCLLVALIAVPLAFSYHWLWLPGLLATVLALLGLWDLAQSEHAIRRNYPVIGHIRWFAELVRPELRQYLFEADEEAAPFSRSQRSLVYRRAKNLAGDHPFGTLLDVYREGYEFIGHSTRPAPVSDPESFRITIGNDQCRQPYSASVFNISAMSFGSLSANAIRALNTGARLGRFSHDTGEGSISPYHREGGGDIVWEVASGYFGCRDDEGRFDPERFARQAVDAQVKMIEIKLSQGAKPGHGGILPAPKVTPEIAATRGVPVGRDCISPPSHSAFSTPLEMMAFIAQLRELSGGKPVGFKLCLGHPWEFMGMVKAMLESGIVPDFIVIDGAEGGTGAAPVEFSDHIGLPMREGLLFVHNVLVGAGLRDRIKIGVAGRIVSAFDIASVLAIGADWANAARGFMFALGCVQSLSCNTNRCPTGVATQDAVRQRALVVPDKAQRVHRFHANTLHALADMLAAAGLTHPEELGPHHLVRRVSATEIRLFSDLHVFLEPGELVSGHCEHAFYRRNWDLARADSFDRLS is encoded by the coding sequence ATGACGTTGCGACTGAGCCGGTTCACCACGCTCGTCTTCTGCCTTCTGGTTGCGCTCATCGCGGTTCCGCTGGCCTTCAGTTATCACTGGCTCTGGCTGCCCGGCCTGCTGGCGACGGTGTTGGCCTTGCTCGGGCTCTGGGACCTCGCCCAGAGCGAGCACGCGATCCGGCGCAACTATCCGGTGATTGGCCATATCCGCTGGTTCGCCGAGCTGGTCCGGCCCGAACTGCGCCAATACCTGTTCGAGGCGGACGAGGAAGCTGCGCCATTCTCGCGCTCGCAGCGCTCGCTGGTCTATCGCCGCGCCAAGAACCTCGCCGGCGATCACCCGTTCGGCACGCTGCTCGACGTCTATCGCGAGGGCTACGAGTTCATCGGCCATTCGACCCGGCCGGCGCCGGTCTCCGACCCCGAGAGCTTCCGCATCACCATCGGCAACGACCAGTGCCGCCAGCCCTATTCGGCGTCGGTCTTCAACATCTCGGCGATGAGCTTCGGCTCGCTCTCGGCCAATGCGATCCGGGCGCTCAACACCGGCGCCCGCCTCGGCCGCTTCAGCCACGACACCGGCGAGGGCAGCATCAGCCCCTATCACCGCGAAGGTGGCGGCGACATCGTCTGGGAGGTGGCCAGCGGCTATTTCGGCTGCCGCGACGATGAGGGCCGCTTTGATCCCGAGCGCTTCGCCCGACAGGCCGTCGACGCGCAGGTCAAGATGATCGAGATCAAGCTGAGCCAGGGCGCCAAGCCCGGCCATGGCGGCATCCTGCCGGCGCCGAAGGTTACGCCCGAGATCGCGGCGACGCGTGGCGTGCCGGTCGGGCGCGACTGCATCTCGCCGCCGAGCCACAGTGCCTTCTCGACCCCGCTCGAGATGATGGCCTTCATCGCGCAATTGCGCGAGCTCTCGGGCGGCAAGCCCGTCGGCTTCAAGCTCTGCCTCGGCCACCCATGGGAGTTCATGGGCATGGTCAAGGCGATGCTGGAGAGCGGCATCGTGCCCGACTTCATCGTCATCGACGGCGCCGAGGGCGGCACCGGCGCCGCCCCTGTCGAGTTCAGCGACCATATCGGCCTGCCGATGCGCGAGGGCCTGCTCTTCGTCCACAATGTGCTGGTCGGCGCGGGCTTGCGCGACAGGATCAAGATCGGCGTGGCCGGGCGCATCGTCAGCGCCTTCGACATCGCCAGCGTGCTCGCGATAGGCGCCGACTGGGCCAATGCGGCGCGGGGCTTCATGTTCGCACTCGGGTGCGTCCAGTCCCTGTCCTGCAACACCAATCGCTGCCCGACCGGCGTCGCCACCCAGGATGCCGTCCGCCAACGCGCGCTGGTCGTGCCGGACAAAGCGCAGCGCGTCCACCGCTTCCACGCCAACACGCTGCACGCGCTGGCCGACATGCTGGCGGCCGCCGGCCTGACCCATCCCGAAGAGCTCGGCCCGCACCATCTCGTCCGCCGCGTCAGCGCCACCGAGATCCGGCTCTTCTCCGACCTTCATGTCTTCCTCGAGCCCGGCGAGTTGGTGAGCGGGCACTGCGAGCACGCCTTCTATCGCCGCAACTGGGATCTCGCCCGCGCCGACAGTTTCGACAGATTGTCGTGA
- the aceB gene encoding malate synthase A has product MTAPTSLNLPAGVVVKGALAERYDEVLSHDALAFVAGLQRRFNETRKRLLAVRKERQKRFDAGETPDFLAETRHIREGDWKVAAIPADLQDRRVEITGPVDRKMIVNALNSGAKVFMADFEDASSPVWANMVEGQINLKDRWAGRIDFTDATSGKAYKLKDKPAVLIVRPRGWHLPERHIEIDGEIASGALVDFGLYVFHNAKAALAQGSGPYFYLPKLESHLEARLWNDVFVAAQTALGLKLGTIKATVLIETLPAAFEMDEILYELREHMAGLNCGRWDYIFSFIKKLARNKAFVLPDRSQVVMTKAFLRAYSLLLIKTCHRRGAFAMGGMAAQIPVKNNPEANAAAFAKVKADKEREAGDGHDGTWVAHPDLVPVAMEVFDRLMPQSNQLDKKREDVEVSRENLLEVHEGTRTETGFRENIRVGVQYLEAWLRGRGAVPIYNMMEDAATAEISRAQIWQFVQYGAELEGGAKVDAELFKRCLPEEMARVKGELGAEAYDKGRFPEAIELFSKLSLAPEFEEFLTVPAYGKLG; this is encoded by the coding sequence ATGACAGCCCCGACCAGCCTGAATCTTCCCGCCGGCGTCGTCGTCAAGGGCGCGCTCGCCGAGCGCTATGACGAGGTCCTGAGCCATGACGCGCTCGCCTTCGTCGCCGGGCTGCAGCGCCGCTTCAACGAGACCAGGAAGCGCCTGCTCGCCGTGCGCAAGGAGCGCCAGAAGCGCTTCGACGCCGGTGAGACCCCGGATTTCCTGGCCGAGACCCGCCATATCCGCGAGGGCGACTGGAAGGTCGCAGCCATCCCGGCCGATCTGCAGGATCGACGCGTCGAGATCACCGGGCCGGTCGACCGCAAGATGATCGTCAACGCGCTGAACTCCGGCGCCAAGGTCTTCATGGCCGATTTCGAGGATGCCTCCTCGCCGGTCTGGGCCAACATGGTCGAAGGCCAGATCAACCTGAAAGACCGCTGGGCCGGCAGGATCGACTTCACCGATGCGACCTCGGGCAAGGCCTACAAGCTCAAGGACAAGCCGGCCGTCCTGATCGTCCGCCCGCGCGGCTGGCACCTGCCGGAGCGCCATATCGAGATCGATGGCGAGATCGCCTCCGGCGCGCTGGTCGATTTCGGCCTCTATGTCTTCCACAATGCCAAGGCAGCGCTGGCGCAGGGCTCTGGCCCCTATTTCTACCTGCCCAAGCTCGAGAGCCATCTCGAGGCCAGGCTCTGGAACGACGTCTTCGTCGCGGCGCAGACCGCGCTCGGCCTCAAGCTAGGGACGATCAAGGCGACCGTGTTGATCGAGACCCTGCCGGCCGCCTTCGAGATGGACGAGATCCTCTACGAGCTGCGCGAGCACATGGCCGGCCTCAATTGCGGCCGCTGGGACTACATCTTCTCCTTCATCAAGAAGCTCGCCCGCAACAAGGCCTTCGTCCTGCCCGATCGCTCGCAGGTGGTGATGACCAAGGCCTTCCTGCGCGCCTATTCCCTCTTGCTGATCAAGACCTGCCACCGCCGCGGCGCCTTCGCCATGGGCGGCATGGCGGCGCAGATCCCGGTCAAGAACAACCCCGAGGCCAATGCCGCGGCCTTCGCCAAGGTCAAGGCCGACAAGGAGCGCGAGGCCGGCGACGGCCATGACGGCACCTGGGTCGCCCATCCGGACCTCGTGCCGGTGGCGATGGAAGTGTTCGACCGGCTGATGCCGCAGTCGAACCAGCTCGACAAGAAACGCGAGGACGTCGAGGTCAGCCGCGAGAACCTCCTGGAGGTCCACGAGGGCACCCGCACCGAGACCGGCTTCCGCGAGAACATCCGCGTCGGCGTGCAGTATCTCGAAGCCTGGCTGCGCGGCCGCGGTGCGGTGCCGATCTACAACATGATGGAGGACGCCGCGACCGCCGAGATCAGCCGCGCCCAGATCTGGCAGTTCGTCCAGTACGGCGCAGAGCTTGAGGGCGGGGCCAAGGTCGACGCCGAACTGTTCAAGCGCTGCCTGCCCGAGGAGATGGCGCGGGTAAAGGGAGAGCTCGGCGCCGAAGCCTACGACAAGGGCCGCTTCCCCGAGGCGATCGAGCTGTTCTCAAAACTCTCGCTGGCGCCGGAGTTCGAGGAGTTCCTGACCGTGCCGGCTTATGGGAAGCTGGGCTGA
- a CDS encoding DUF3616 domain-containing protein — MRLSILPTLCALALLAPAPARAEPLNPERKIEATSDFAGKKGKAAKDISGIACRPPAGGEWRCLIVNDESRAAQFATLTQTTIRPERSLPLVGDTAPAVSGRQPAIGCPKPGSFGEFDGEGVAYADRAFYVVGSHGCSRHGGEYRPSSFLLARIPPGNGQAGAPELSWRVSDLLGAAGEVAPYLGKPLDADTNGLNIEGLAVVGDQLWLGLRAPSLDGRAFLVGGSLKELFKPGSESATTKPQLLAFSAGAQRGVRDLAPLADGRLLVLVGPAQDQEVPYAIVLLDPADPSATRELGELRQRKNAKAEALTVLTEERDELRVLVGYDGVKNGEFEEYRLKLR; from the coding sequence ATGCGGCTTTCGATCCTGCCCACCCTTTGCGCCCTCGCTTTGCTCGCCCCCGCCCCCGCCCGCGCCGAACCACTGAATCCCGAACGCAAGATCGAGGCGACCTCGGATTTCGCCGGCAAGAAGGGCAAGGCCGCCAAGGACATCAGCGGCATCGCCTGCCGCCCGCCTGCCGGCGGCGAATGGCGCTGCCTGATCGTCAACGACGAGAGCAGGGCCGCCCAGTTCGCGACGCTGACGCAGACGACGATCCGGCCCGAGCGCTCCTTGCCGCTCGTCGGCGACACCGCCCCCGCCGTGAGCGGGCGCCAGCCGGCGATCGGTTGCCCCAAGCCGGGCAGCTTTGGCGAGTTCGACGGCGAGGGCGTCGCCTATGCCGACCGCGCTTTCTATGTCGTCGGCTCGCATGGCTGCTCGCGCCATGGCGGCGAGTACCGCCCCTCCTCCTTCCTGCTGGCGCGCATCCCGCCCGGCAATGGCCAGGCCGGTGCGCCCGAGCTGAGCTGGCGTGTCTCCGACCTCCTCGGCGCGGCCGGCGAGGTCGCGCCCTATCTCGGCAAGCCGCTCGATGCCGACACGAACGGGCTGAACATCGAAGGCCTCGCCGTTGTCGGCGACCAGCTCTGGCTCGGCCTGCGCGCACCCTCGCTCGATGGCCGCGCCTTCCTCGTCGGCGGCAGCCTCAAAGAGCTGTTCAAGCCGGGCAGCGAGTCGGCGACCACTAAACCGCAGCTCCTGGCCTTTTCGGCCGGAGCGCAGCGCGGCGTGCGCGACCTCGCCCCGCTCGCCGATGGCCGCCTCCTCGTCCTCGTCGGCCCGGCTCAGGACCAGGAGGTGCCCTATGCGATCGTCCTGCTCGACCCGGCCGATCCATCGGCTACCCGCGAGCTCGGCGAGTTGCGCCAGCGCAAGAATGCCAAGGCAGAGGCGCTCACCGTCCTGACCGAGGAACGCGACGAATTACGCGTCCTCGTCGGCTATGACGGGGTGAAGAACGGCGAGTTCGAGGAGTACCGGCTGAAGCTGCGCTGA
- a CDS encoding FecCD family ABC transporter permease yields the protein MSYWRLVALLSAATLAMTVLSLAVGYARLDIFAALSDWIAGRQSLPALVLVELRLPRAILGALVGFSLGLAGAAMQGLLRNPLAEPGIVGISSAAAFGAVTVFYSGFAGAFALALPLGGIAGALLAVLMLFALNGRGAGTMTLILAGVAINSFAGAMTSLALNLAPNPYAALEIVFWLMGSLADRSLIHVWLVLPLMLVGWALLLSSAPALDGLTLGEDTARSLGFDLTWLRVRLIGGAALAVGSAVAVTGAIGFVGLVVPHLLRPLVGHKPGRLLLVSGFGGAILLLAADTALRLMPIRPELKLGVVTALIGAPFLFSLIQRLRREA from the coding sequence ATGTCCTATTGGCGCCTCGTCGCCCTCCTGTCTGCCGCCACGCTCGCCATGACCGTGCTGTCGCTCGCGGTCGGCTATGCCCGGCTCGATATCTTCGCCGCGCTCAGTGACTGGATCGCCGGCCGACAGAGCCTGCCTGCGCTCGTGCTCGTCGAATTGCGCCTGCCGCGCGCCATCCTCGGTGCTCTCGTCGGCTTCAGCCTCGGCCTCGCCGGCGCGGCGATGCAGGGCCTGCTGCGCAACCCGCTGGCAGAGCCCGGCATCGTCGGCATCTCCAGTGCCGCCGCATTCGGCGCGGTCACGGTGTTCTATTCCGGTTTCGCCGGCGCCTTCGCGCTCGCTCTGCCGCTTGGCGGCATCGCCGGGGCGCTGCTCGCGGTGCTGATGCTCTTTGCCCTCAACGGTCGCGGCGCCGGTACGATGACGCTGATCCTCGCTGGCGTCGCGATCAACAGCTTCGCCGGGGCGATGACCTCGCTCGCACTCAACCTCGCGCCCAATCCTTATGCCGCGCTGGAGATCGTGTTTTGGCTGATGGGCTCGCTCGCCGATCGCAGCCTGATCCATGTCTGGCTGGTGCTGCCGCTGATGCTTGTCGGCTGGGCCCTGCTCCTCTCCAGTGCGCCGGCGCTCGACGGGCTGACGCTCGGCGAGGACACAGCGCGCAGCCTCGGTTTCGACCTGACCTGGCTGCGGGTGCGGCTTATCGGCGGTGCAGCTCTCGCCGTCGGCAGCGCTGTCGCCGTCACCGGGGCGATCGGCTTCGTCGGCCTCGTCGTGCCACATCTCCTGCGCCCTCTGGTCGGCCACAAGCCCGGCCGGCTCCTGCTGGTCAGCGGCTTCGGCGGTGCAATCCTCTTACTGGCTGCCGACACGGCACTGCGGCTGATGCCGATCCGGCCCGAGCTCAAGCTCGGCGTCGTCACCGCCTTGATCGGTGCGCCCTTCCTGTTCAGCCTGATCCAGCGCCTGCGGCGGGAGGCGTGA
- a CDS encoding TonB-dependent receptor plug domain-containing protein gives MFRLPKPAKSGRSRLALSLLAASTTLISPSALAQSGEKPIALDELVVSPTGVPTPAREIASSVTVVTAQEIERQQRRTLPQALAAVPGLNLVQTGGPGGLTSVFMRGANSNHVKVLIDGIEVNDPSTPNRSFDFGQMLTADIERIEVLRGPQSGLYGANALGGVISIISKRGEGPPKVTGSVEAGSHGTFNQSIGLSGGDDRFDYAFGISHFRADSTPVTPPELVPAGRRRNPNSYDNWSYSARLGARLTDTLSVNWVGRYIDGQLLFTNDSGFPSLPDAFRSSQNYRQAFTRGEIVWDPLDGRFVNRFGVSYSNQDRSNRRPNAAGILGLPSENLGERIKYDWRGDLKLTQSQTLMMGLQYENERFDTPNKTVSNGNRGAFVELQSNWTDRFFTVANIRYDDDDKFGGHTTYRIAPVLIVPGSETKLKASYGTGFKAPTLSERFSDSRPAFNFYGNPALKPEESRGWDVGFEQPLLNGQLNVGATYFHNDIDNLILTNAARTSYTNIGRATTKGVEAFAALELTPQFKVRADYTFTLAKDETARQELLRRPRHKLSVTASWMPIEKLTLSATLIYLGERMDGNRDFSIARLRAPGAAIVNLAADYKVDERFTVFGRVDNLFDKRYENPVGFLVPGLSAFGGIRMSL, from the coding sequence GTGTTCCGTTTGCCAAAGCCCGCCAAGAGCGGGCGTTCGCGCCTTGCCCTCTCCCTGCTTGCCGCTTCGACCACGCTGATATCGCCCTCTGCACTGGCGCAATCGGGCGAGAAGCCAATCGCGCTCGACGAGCTCGTCGTCAGCCCGACCGGCGTGCCGACCCCGGCCAGGGAAATCGCCAGCTCCGTCACCGTCGTCACCGCGCAGGAGATCGAACGCCAGCAGCGCCGCACCCTGCCCCAGGCGCTCGCCGCAGTGCCCGGCCTCAACCTCGTCCAGACCGGCGGCCCGGGCGGGCTGACCTCGGTCTTCATGCGCGGCGCCAACTCCAACCACGTCAAGGTGCTGATCGACGGCATCGAGGTGAACGACCCCTCGACGCCGAACCGCTCCTTCGATTTCGGCCAGATGCTGACCGCCGACATCGAGCGGATCGAGGTGCTGCGCGGCCCGCAGAGCGGCCTCTATGGCGCCAATGCGCTGGGCGGCGTCATCTCCATCATCAGCAAGCGCGGCGAAGGCCCGCCGAAAGTCACGGGCTCGGTCGAGGCCGGCTCTCACGGCACCTTCAACCAGAGCATCGGGCTCAGCGGCGGCGATGACCGCTTCGACTATGCTTTCGGCATCAGTCATTTCCGTGCTGATTCGACGCCGGTGACGCCGCCGGAGCTCGTGCCCGCCGGCAGGCGGCGCAACCCCAATTCCTATGACAACTGGAGCTATTCCGCCCGCCTCGGCGCCCGCCTGACCGACACGCTGAGCGTCAACTGGGTCGGCCGCTATATCGACGGGCAGTTGCTGTTCACCAATGATTCCGGCTTCCCAAGCCTGCCGGATGCCTTCCGCTCCAGTCAGAACTACCGTCAGGCTTTCACCCGCGGCGAGATCGTCTGGGATCCGCTCGACGGGCGCTTCGTCAACCGCTTCGGCGTCTCCTACAGCAACCAGGATCGCTCCAACCGCCGGCCGAACGCCGCAGGCATCCTCGGTTTGCCCAGCGAGAACCTCGGCGAGCGCATCAAATACGACTGGCGCGGCGACCTGAAGCTCACCCAGAGCCAGACCCTGATGATGGGCCTGCAATATGAGAACGAGCGCTTCGACACGCCCAACAAGACGGTCTCGAACGGCAACAGGGGCGCCTTCGTCGAATTGCAATCGAACTGGACCGACCGCTTCTTCACCGTCGCCAACATCCGCTACGATGACGACGACAAGTTCGGCGGTCACACCACCTATCGCATCGCACCGGTCCTCATCGTGCCAGGCAGCGAAACCAAGCTGAAGGCGAGCTACGGCACCGGCTTCAAGGCGCCGACGCTGAGCGAACGCTTCAGCGATTCCCGCCCGGCCTTCAACTTCTACGGCAACCCGGCCCTCAAGCCGGAGGAAAGCCGCGGCTGGGATGTCGGCTTCGAGCAGCCGCTGCTGAACGGGCAGCTGAATGTCGGTGCGACGTACTTCCACAACGACATCGACAACCTGATCCTGACCAACGCCGCGCGCACCTCCTATACGAATATCGGGCGCGCCACGACCAAGGGCGTCGAGGCCTTCGCGGCGCTCGAGCTGACGCCTCAGTTCAAGGTCAGGGCCGACTACACCTTCACGCTCGCCAAGGACGAGACCGCGCGCCAGGAACTGCTGCGCCGGCCGCGACACAAGCTCAGCGTTACCGCGAGCTGGATGCCGATCGAGAAGCTGACGCTGTCGGCGACGCTGATCTATCTCGGCGAACGCATGGACGGGAATCGCGACTTCTCGATTGCGCGCCTGCGCGCTCCGGGAGCCGCGATCGTCAACCTCGCCGCCGACTACAAGGTCGACGAGCGTTTCACCGTGTTCGGCCGCGTCGATAACCTGTTCGACAAGCGCTACGAGAACCCTGTCGGCTTCCTGGTACCGGGCCTCAGCGCCTTCGGCGGGATCAGGATGAGCCTGTGA